A region from the Vicia villosa cultivar HV-30 ecotype Madison, WI linkage group LG3, Vvil1.0, whole genome shotgun sequence genome encodes:
- the LOC131655594 gene encoding probable RNA-binding protein ARP1 yields MSPNVVVPKQHSKVFVGGLAWKTQTDTLKSYFDQFGEILEAVVIIDRTTGKSKGYGFVTFKDPNSAIIACQNPNPVIDGRRTNCNLALAKSNPSTSTGRRNLNSPSWNYAPLQFSSSYNYYNQHLSQYAYPYPVYRYSYPGYLRPHNIYDMNYPNVYGGPQFPVPLYPPYYQPFYGHSKHLVPTSYVKKTQFPGPTITSSSGAVKEIVGATRVVESPKDQTSSN; encoded by the exons ATGAGTCCAAACGTTGTTGTTCCGAAACAACATAGTAAGGTTTTTGTGGGAGGATTGGCTTGGAAAACCCAAACAGACACACTGAAAAGCTATTTTGATCAGTTCGGTGAGATTCTTGAAGCTGTTGTCATCATTGACAGAACCACCGGAAAATCAAAAGGATATGGCTTT GTTACTTTCAAGGATCCAAATTCTGCTATAATAGCTTGCCAGAATCCTAATCCTGTCATTGATGGAAGAAGAACTAACTGTAATCTTGCATTGGCAAAATCTAATCCATCAACATCAACAG GAAGGAGGAATCTCAATAGTCCTTCATGGAACTATGCACCATTACAATTTTCAAGCTCCTATAATTATTACAATCAACATCTATCTCAATATGCATATCCTTATCCAGTTTATAG GTACTCGTACCCTGGTTATCTTCGTCCACACAACATTTATGACATG AACTATCCTAATGTATATGGTGGACCACAATTTCCAGTTCCTTTGTATCCACCATATTACCAACCATTTTATGGGCACAGTAAGCATTTAGTTCCAACATCATATGTGAAAAAGACTCAATTCCCTGGCCCTACTATTACTAGCAGCAGTG GAGCTGTCAAAGAAATAGTAGGTGCAACAAGAGTGGTGGAATCTCCCAAAGATCAAACATCTTCAAATTAA